One genomic window of Mucilaginibacter sp. SJ includes the following:
- a CDS encoding MarR family winged helix-turn-helix transcriptional regulator produces the protein MKPIVQLVDEWTAFEEVSEQPTVEAFCRYYLQKQRPKPKQAGKKGERIMNGAYLLKTLGRILSAYSLYFRSAVNHIGIPPAESFYYLNGLLHLGEVRKSDLINYMFAETTTGMEVINRLIREEKIDERTSPDDKRAKLIKINQKGLAALDEYYKISGKVVEMTFKGVDDDILTDCYEMLKYCEQRNSTVAIELKNKPFDQMYELAIANKA, from the coding sequence ATGAAACCAATAGTGCAATTAGTTGACGAATGGACTGCTTTTGAAGAAGTAAGCGAACAACCTACTGTAGAAGCATTTTGCAGATATTACCTGCAAAAGCAACGCCCAAAGCCTAAACAAGCCGGCAAAAAAGGTGAGCGCATCATGAACGGCGCATACCTGCTTAAAACCCTTGGCCGTATCTTAAGCGCTTATTCCCTTTATTTCCGGTCGGCAGTTAACCACATCGGCATCCCTCCTGCCGAAAGTTTCTATTACCTGAACGGCTTGCTTCACCTTGGTGAAGTAAGAAAAAGCGACCTCATCAATTATATGTTTGCCGAAACAACCACCGGTATGGAGGTCATTAACCGGCTCATCCGGGAAGAGAAAATAGATGAACGTACCTCACCTGATGATAAACGGGCTAAGCTTATCAAAATAAACCAGAAAGGCCTTGCCGCACTCGATGAATACTATAAAATTTCGGGCAAAGTGGTTGAGATGACGTTTAAAGGGGTTGATGATGATATTTTAACCGATTGCTATGAAATGCTCAAATATTGTGAGCAGCGGAACTCCACTGTTGCTATCGAACTAAAAAATAAACCTTTTGACCAAATGTATGAGCTTGCAATAGCCAATAAAGCTTAA
- a CDS encoding GNAT family N-acetyltransferase has translation MSTAFHPEATYVLEDDRVLLRPLQETDLNYLLSFAINEPDTWNYSLTSAAGEVGMRAYIKAAANGRATGKEYPFIIFDKASGECAGSTRFYDIQPAHQTLQLGYTWYGEKFRGSGLNKHCKFLLLQFAFDILAMERVEFRADARNQRSIAAMKSIGCTVEGVLRNHTPLADGSRRDSIVLSILKEEWENKIRHDLKSRL, from the coding sequence ATGAGCACTGCATTCCACCCCGAAGCAACCTATGTTTTAGAAGACGACAGGGTACTATTACGCCCCTTACAGGAAACTGACCTTAACTACCTGCTGTCTTTTGCCATCAACGAACCCGATACCTGGAATTATTCGCTCACAAGTGCCGCTGGCGAGGTCGGCATGCGGGCTTATATTAAAGCAGCTGCTAATGGCCGCGCTACAGGTAAGGAATATCCTTTTATAATTTTTGATAAAGCAAGCGGTGAATGTGCAGGCAGTACCCGCTTTTATGATATTCAGCCAGCTCATCAAACGCTCCAATTAGGATATACCTGGTATGGCGAAAAATTTAGGGGTAGCGGCCTTAACAAACATTGTAAATTTTTGCTGCTTCAATTTGCCTTTGATATACTTGCGATGGAACGCGTGGAATTCAGGGCAGATGCCCGCAATCAGCGAAGCATAGCTGCCATGAAAAGCATTGGCTGTACAGTTGAAGGCGTTTTGCGAAATCATACGCCTCTTGCCGATGGCAGCCGCCGTGACTCGATAGTACTGAGTATTTTAAAAGAAGAGTGGGAAAACAAGATACGACACGATTTGAAAAGCCGCCTTTAA
- a CDS encoding ABC transporter ATP-binding protein, whose protein sequence is MDNILNISDLSKTYQSAGRTLAVLDQINFSVAAGSTNAIVGPSGSGKTTLLGLCAGLDRSTSGTVELNGITLNKLTEDQRAQVRNQHVGFIFQNFQLLPTLTALENVMVPLELRGEKNIRARALDLLDKVGLSERGHHYPLQLSGGEQQRVSLARAFSNAPRILFADEPTGNLDAETSDKVIKLIFDLNKEAGTTLVVVTHDLELAAKTQRIIRIKGGKLIADEKTING, encoded by the coding sequence GTGGACAATATCCTCAATATCTCTGATTTAAGTAAAACATACCAAAGTGCCGGTCGTACGCTCGCCGTGCTCGATCAAATAAATTTTTCGGTGGCGGCAGGTTCAACCAATGCTATAGTTGGGCCATCAGGCAGCGGGAAAACTACTTTGCTCGGGCTTTGCGCCGGGCTCGACCGCTCAACTTCGGGTACTGTTGAACTCAACGGCATTACCCTCAATAAACTTACCGAAGATCAGCGTGCACAGGTACGCAACCAACACGTGGGATTTATATTTCAAAATTTTCAGTTATTGCCAACACTTACCGCGCTCGAAAATGTGATGGTGCCACTTGAGCTCAGGGGCGAAAAAAACATCCGGGCAAGGGCTTTAGATCTTTTGGATAAGGTGGGGTTGTCAGAACGTGGCCATCATTATCCGCTTCAGCTTTCGGGTGGTGAACAGCAACGTGTATCATTGGCTCGTGCTTTTTCAAATGCCCCCCGGATCCTCTTTGCCGACGAGCCTACGGGAAACCTCGATGCAGAAACCAGTGACAAGGTGATCAAACTCATTTTCGATCTGAATAAGGAAGCCGGCACTACCCTCGTGGTGGTAACACACGACCTTGAGCTGGCAGCCAAAACCCAGCGCATTATCAGAATTAAGGGCGGCAAACTTATTGCTGACGAAAAAACCATTAACGGATAA
- a CDS encoding ABC transporter permease: protein MDNTAVDFKRKINIPWLFRMAWRDSRRNRSRLFLFISAIVFGIAALVAIYSFKYNVQNDVNDQAATLIGADLAVSGNKPVDDKLKHLLDSLGDERSQERSFASMLYFPRTKGTRLVQIRALQGGFPYYGTLETTPEAAGVDFKQGKMALVDKTLMLQFDAKVGDSVKVGNLNFQIAGILNKAPGQSGVMAGIAPVVYIPMQYLEQTGLVKIGSRVNYSFYYKFNSSVNVDKIGKKIDPMLDKAGMRFETIETKKDNTGRAFGDLSRFLSLVGFVALLLGCVGVASAIHIYVKEKIASIAIMRCLGVKSSEAFLIYLIQIVGIGIIGSVTGAILGTAVQHLLPLVFKDFLPFTISVQISWMAIGQGILLGVIISILFALLPLISVRNISPLNTLRISFDESGNRRDPLRWLVYLLILIFVIAFTYLQLDSVAGSILFTMGILIAFMILTATAWLLMRITKAIVKGSWSYLWRQGFANLSRPNNQTIILIVSIGLSTMFICTLYFVQTLLVQQVNLSTSGNQSNMILFDIQSSQEKGVVQLTKQQGLPVLQQVPIVTMRIEQINGKTAADLTKDTTIKIQHGVFAWEYRVTFRDSLTSSEKLLDGKWIGKADPAKEIPVSVEENLSKRGNLKIGDKIEFNVQGVQMPAYVASIRKVNWGKVQTNFQVVFPKGILEDAPQFHVLMTHVSSNKVSAAFQQIVVRAYPNVSIIDLGLILSVVDELLSKISYVIRFMSVFSIITGIVVLIASVRISKYQRIQESVLLRTLGASRKQIFTITALEYWFLGSLSALTGILIAFAGTYFLAKYSFEIPYSVNILPALILFLTVSLLTVVIGLLNSRGVLNKPPLEILRTNA, encoded by the coding sequence ATGGATAATACCGCTGTTGATTTCAAAAGAAAAATAAATATCCCCTGGCTGTTTCGGATGGCCTGGCGCGATAGCAGGCGCAACCGTTCAAGACTGTTCCTTTTTATATCGGCCATTGTATTTGGCATAGCGGCACTGGTGGCTATTTATTCGTTCAAATACAATGTGCAAAATGATGTGAACGATCAGGCAGCAACCCTGATCGGAGCCGACCTGGCTGTATCAGGTAACAAACCGGTTGACGATAAATTGAAGCACCTGCTCGATTCATTGGGTGATGAACGCTCGCAGGAACGGAGCTTTGCGTCCATGCTTTATTTTCCGCGTACTAAAGGCACCCGACTGGTACAGATCAGGGCATTACAGGGAGGTTTTCCCTATTATGGTACTTTGGAAACCACACCCGAAGCTGCCGGGGTCGATTTTAAACAGGGTAAAATGGCCCTGGTTGATAAAACCCTGATGCTGCAATTCGATGCCAAAGTAGGCGATTCGGTAAAAGTGGGTAATCTCAATTTTCAGATAGCCGGCATCCTGAATAAAGCACCCGGCCAAAGCGGCGTAATGGCGGGCATTGCCCCGGTTGTTTATATCCCCATGCAGTACCTGGAGCAAACGGGGCTTGTAAAAATTGGCAGCCGGGTTAATTATAGTTTTTATTATAAGTTTAATTCGTCGGTTAATGTAGATAAGATCGGGAAAAAGATCGATCCTATGCTTGACAAGGCAGGGATGCGCTTTGAAACCATCGAAACAAAAAAAGACAATACGGGGCGAGCCTTCGGCGACTTAAGCCGCTTTTTATCCTTAGTTGGTTTTGTTGCCCTATTATTAGGTTGCGTTGGTGTAGCCAGTGCAATCCATATTTATGTAAAAGAAAAAATCGCGTCAATAGCTATCATGCGCTGTTTGGGCGTTAAATCATCCGAAGCATTTTTGATTTACCTGATACAAATCGTTGGGATTGGCATTATCGGTTCTGTTACCGGGGCAATATTGGGGACCGCTGTTCAGCACTTATTACCCCTTGTATTCAAAGACTTTTTACCGTTTACCATTTCCGTACAAATTTCGTGGATGGCAATTGGGCAGGGTATTTTACTGGGAGTCATTATCTCTATACTATTTGCGTTGCTGCCTTTAATCTCTGTTCGCAATATTTCGCCGCTCAATACGCTTCGCATCTCGTTTGATGAAAGTGGTAACAGACGCGATCCTTTGCGCTGGCTGGTTTATTTGCTGATACTGATTTTTGTAATAGCTTTTACTTATTTGCAATTGGATAGCGTGGCAGGAAGCATCCTGTTTACGATGGGAATTCTGATTGCCTTTATGATCCTTACGGCAACGGCCTGGCTATTAATGCGCATCACTAAAGCAATAGTAAAAGGTTCATGGAGTTACCTGTGGCGACAAGGCTTTGCTAACTTATCTCGACCCAATAATCAAACCATTATTCTTATCGTATCCATTGGTTTAAGTACCATGTTTATTTGCACGCTTTATTTCGTGCAAACATTATTGGTACAGCAGGTTAATCTTTCAACCAGCGGCAATCAATCAAACATGATCCTGTTTGATATTCAGAGCAGCCAGGAAAAGGGAGTTGTTCAGTTAACAAAGCAACAGGGGCTACCTGTGCTGCAGCAAGTGCCTATTGTTACTATGCGTATTGAACAAATTAATGGTAAAACGGCCGCCGACCTTACAAAAGATACTACTATAAAAATACAGCATGGGGTATTTGCCTGGGAGTACCGTGTAACGTTCAGAGATTCGTTAACATCATCAGAGAAATTGCTGGATGGCAAATGGATTGGCAAAGCCGATCCCGCAAAAGAAATCCCGGTATCTGTTGAAGAAAACCTCTCCAAACGGGGCAACCTTAAAATTGGCGACAAAATAGAATTTAATGTACAGGGCGTACAAATGCCGGCGTATGTTGCCAGTATCCGCAAGGTTAACTGGGGTAAGGTGCAAACCAATTTCCAGGTGGTTTTTCCAAAAGGAATACTTGAGGATGCCCCACAATTTCATGTGTTGATGACACATGTATCATCAAACAAAGTATCGGCAGCTTTTCAGCAGATTGTAGTAAGGGCTTATCCTAACGTTTCGATAATAGATCTGGGGTTAATTTTAAGCGTTGTTGATGAATTGTTGAGCAAAATCAGCTACGTTATACGTTTCATGAGCGTGTTCAGCATTATAACAGGTATTGTGGTACTGATAGCATCTGTCCGGATCAGCAAATACCAGCGCATCCAGGAAAGTGTTTTATTGCGTACGCTTGGTGCAAGTCGTAAACAAATATTCACTATAACAGCGTTGGAGTATTGGTTTCTGGGTAGTTTGTCGGCCTTAACCGGGATTCTGATAGCATTTGCAGGCACTTATTTCCTGGCAAAATATAGTTTCGAGATACCATACAGTGTGAACATATTACCGGCACTTATACTATTTTTAACAGTAAGTTTGTTGACTGTTGTTATTGGCTTACTGAACAGCCGTGGAGTGTTAAACAAGCCGCCGCTTGAAATTTTAAGAACAAACGCCTGA
- a CDS encoding arylesterase — protein MNKVTLSGILLAALTMAGCGDGAKSSNNDQTQAATETAKTDSASKKIVLFFGDSLTAGYGLDDPADAFPGVISRRVDSLKLPYKVINAGLSGETTAGGNGRIDWLLKQKVDVFVLELGANDGLRGIPVNETAKNLQSIINKVKTKYPDAKLVLLGMQVPPNMGADYTGKFKNIFPDLAKKNNMALVPFLLQGVGGVPSLNQGDGIHPTAQGAKIVANNVWAVLQDELK, from the coding sequence ATGAACAAAGTTACATTAAGCGGTATCTTGCTTGCAGCCCTCACAATGGCAGGATGCGGCGACGGTGCTAAATCATCAAACAATGATCAGACGCAAGCTGCCACAGAAACTGCTAAAACTGATTCGGCTTCAAAAAAAATAGTTTTATTTTTTGGCGATAGCCTCACTGCCGGTTATGGTCTCGATGACCCTGCCGATGCATTTCCGGGTGTGATCAGTCGCCGGGTTGATTCGTTAAAATTACCGTATAAAGTAATAAATGCCGGGTTAAGCGGCGAAACTACCGCAGGCGGCAATGGCCGGATAGACTGGCTGTTAAAGCAAAAAGTAGACGTTTTTGTATTGGAGCTTGGGGCTAACGACGGCCTTCGCGGGATCCCGGTAAACGAAACCGCCAAAAATCTTCAGTCCATAATAAATAAGGTAAAAACCAAATATCCCGACGCTAAACTTGTTTTGCTGGGCATGCAGGTACCGCCGAACATGGGCGCCGATTATACCGGTAAGTTCAAAAACATTTTCCCCGATCTGGCTAAAAAAAATAATATGGCCCTTGTACCTTTTTTATTGCAAGGCGTTGGCGGAGTACCATCACTTAACCAGGGCGATGGCATCCACCCTACCGCTCAGGGTGCGAAGATTGTAGCCAACAACGTATGGGCAGTTTTGCAGGATGAATTGAAATGA